The nucleotide window ACCCATTACTGACTTTTGCATGTGTCATGTATAGGGTGTTCTCCTTCTTCCCTCGTGCTAGGACAAGAGAGTTCTTGCTGAGTTTCCATTTTCCTTCAGCAAAGACATTGGTGTATCCTTCATCGTCAAGTAATCCAGTGGAGATTAGATTGAGACGCATGTCTGGAACATGTCTCACATCCTTGAGGACCAAGTGACAACTTGTGTTGGTTTCAAGGGAAATATCTCCTCTTCCCACGATCTTGGACAATTTGTCATTTCCCATCCTCACATTACCAAAATCTCCATTGGTGTAAGATGTAAAGAAGTCCCTCCGTGAGGTAACATGAAATGATGCACCAGAGTCCACTATCCAGCATGTATCTTGAGAGGAAAAGTTAATGAAACCATCACCACATAGAATAATTACCTCATTTCCACCAGAGGTAGTTGCGGTCGTGTGCCTGGCATCACTCTTTTCGTTACCTCTATCTTGCTCTCGTTTAAACAACCTGCACTCTCTCTTCATGTGGCCTATCCCGCCACAATGGTAACATTCTAGGTCCTTTCTTGTCTTGGACCTTCCTCTTGAGCCATCTCTTGACCTGCCCTTTGACTTGTCTCGTCTGTGGAATTTTCTATTGTTAGTTCTTCCACGATACTCTGAGACGAGGGCTTCTGACTCGGCTACTACACCTTGTTCTTTCCTCCTTGCTTCTTCATTGAACATGCTATCTTTAACTATGTCCAATGTAAGAACGCCTTGAGGAGCTGAATTGCTTAAGGATACTACTAGTGTATCCCAGCTATCAGGCAAAGAGCTGAGTAACATTAGTGCTTGTAACTCATCATCAATCACCATCTTCATATTCGTCAACAGGTTGATCAAACCTTGGAAGTCATTGAGATGCTCGGTAACACTTCGACCATCTCTGTACTTAAGATTTACCAACCGTCGGATAATCGATGCTTTATTTTGAGCGGTCTTCCGCTCGTACATGGACGACAATTTTGTCCATAATTTGTATGCATCCGTCTCCTGTGCCACATGGTGGAACACACTTTGATCCACCCATTGTCGGATTTGTCCGACAACTTTTCTATTCAGAATGCTCTATGCATCGTCTGACTTCCCTGTTGGTTTTTTGTCCCAGCAATTGAAGGGGCTCATACAAATCCTTGCAGTAAAGGATGTCCTCCATTCTTGGATTCCAAATGGAGTAATTGGATGCAGTCAATTTTAACATTgttgctgatgatgatgacgatgacTCCTCCATCTTAAATTACAcaagaatataatttttgagccaaagctctgataccacttgttgggaaagattgcgaaaaaatcaaagagccaataaataaatatggcaCTCCCAGGATCTGACTTCTCCCAGCCTTGTGTAAATAGAATGGACAAAATTAACACTCTAACTtccactaagaaaaataatgggaatacaaaaataatctcaccaaacaccggtggctaaactctctcttggtttttctctcaagaggattttctctctcacacaagtgaggttttcttatctctcaaaactctctatgttttggttttctaaaAAGGATGATTTGAACTGAAGAAAGGCAGCTACTTTTATAGCCAATGTTCCTGACAAATTGGTGGCCTTGAATGCGAGagagtttttctcattttctcttccgttcgttttcttcaaattttcccgtcctttcttttattttattttaatatttatttttcttctttttctctcctccactAACGAGGGAAACCCATCAATATAAAGTCGTACTATAACATGTGATGCTTCATAATATTCTAAACTATTCTTgcttagagcaactccacccatttgcccttagccatggcaaggggggagctagggcagccactattcacgtgaatagtggttgcccttgcaaatagtattttgagtttccacccattgccatggctaagggcaattactattcatttttttgttttttcacaacttttttttacttaaataattaatttggataatattttcggataagatttttgggttcctacgtgtcaatactattcatatcggataagattttattttattagttgtattggttggtattcatttaaaaaaaaattaggatttggtgttaaaagtgaagagtattggttggtatttatagacacGGGCggacccataatttttttagcggaggtgcaatattggctaagtatgaaaaatggtttttcggaataattattttctcaagataatttttggcggcttttattccttacacatcaaataagaaaacttgattttatgggattttaatatgaagtatatattgacttaatgagccatcatttttagcctaaatcgtattttgcactaaaaccgatttttcatattttgatttggtgggaatttgattttctagtatttttatttgaatccaaatggggggtacttccttatttacattgtaaacttaagtaaatggagtaatataaaaataaattaaagtaaaaggacaaagacatttacttaaatgttgaaaatggaaataaggtatagaggaaaatgttgagtaaagagtgaataatagtagaagtataatgaaatgtatgaggattggtgttgaaagtgaagggtattgataggtatttatagaaaaaaaatatcagaattttttagaattttttaaaaaaatttacgattttttttcatatttttattgcccaaaaaagcctcagccgttggattaatttggagaagcagatcggaaggctggggaggcgacacgtggcagcgtaCCTTGGACCTggcgcgctgacgtcagcgtgacgcgaggctgacgtcagcaacaCGCGAGTTGGACCTCGGGCTGGTCTcgccttcgggctggcccgagttggtgggtcccacaccacCCCCGGGCCTGGGCTGTACGCTGGagcgacttttttttttttttcctgccctcgcctcgggctgggctccCTCGCTGGAGCTGCTCTTACACACTAGCGATGCTGACTTCAATTACAGTACTTCTTATATTGACTTGAAACTGCAAGAATTGACTTGTAAATCCAGTCTTAAATCAAATTAACAAAGATTAATTAGCTAAATTTTTTGGCTTAATCTGATTGGACAGCGTAAGCTGACCCCACAAAACGTGGATTGATCCCCAAATTTGTTCCTTAAACTCAATTAGTGAAGATAATCACGCGTAGGCTTAGCTGCCACTGCCGTTTTAGAAGGGTTGACGTTATAAAAACGACACTCAGCTTGGTCTTCAACTTCATCACATTCTCACAGAATTAGAACATCCATACGTTCTTCTTGGAAACCCCAAAGTTTAATTTTGTTCAGTGTACTAGCCGACAATATGAAGGTAAATCACTTCTCCCAGATACATACAATTCATGTTCTTCTCTTACTTTCTGAAAAGATTTTCTCgggaaaaataaagaaaccctggtttaatttttcttttcgaaggttttattttctaataaaaCATAGAAATAACATGTGTATATTTAGTCCATGGTTTGATTCTGACATATTTGTTTGGTTGGATGCATGACCTGCAGCAAAAGATAACCATTGAAGCGCAGATTCAATGCGATAAATGTCGGTCCCAGGCCATGAAGATTGCTGTTGCGGAAGATGGTGTCTCTCATACTTTGAAACTATGTTCTTTCATATTAATGGGAGATTTGTTTAATTagtttgataattttgtttttgaattatGATGTTGCAGGTGTAATATCAGTGGCTTTCCAGGGACCAAACAGAGACAAAATGGTGATAACTGGAGATGGAGTTGATGCTGCGGACATGGCCAAGTCGTTGAGGAAGAAGCTTGGCTATGCAGACTTGGTGAGTGTGGAAGAAATAACTGAAAAGAAAGCTTAGAATTGAACCTAAACAGGAAAAGAAAGCCGGAAATGCACATGCAGGACCACAACCTTGTTCTCGCCGTCAAGGAGTATGTGCACCATTTTGTGGTATGTACGATGGCCAGATAAATGGTCTCTTGTGAAACGGATTCTTTTGATGTACGGTACTAAATTGACGGTTTGACAATAAAACACATAGTTAGTGTTTAATAGaagttattattttcaaataattgTCGAATTATCTTGTAATATTTCAAATTCCATATTGATAATGCTTTGAGGAGATCTCGAATACTTAAGAAAGACTTGGGAATTTAAAGGTCTTAGCGGAAGTTGACTTCTGAATTCTCAAATTGCTAGACGTTACTATACAAGATCTACGTAACGCATCACTAATGTGAAATACGGAATATTATGTAGATATCCTTCTAGACTCTAGTatttactttatttccttattTCCCTTAATGCATATGGTGTTAGATATTTTATGTCTTAAACCGCTTTAATGTGGTCTTCTGATAATCATAGGAGATCCAGATCTTTGTATTGATTAAAAACTTGATTAGAATTGGTGTTTTGGTTCAAAGGGAAGTTGTGTTTTACAAAAATTCTTGTTCCAATAAATTCTTTATGTGTAATCGATTACAACACCTTATACCAGTGCAATTAGAATAGGTCTTGTATTCCTTGATGGGCTAGGAACCTTGTACCAGAGAATTGGTTGGTCTTTCCTTTATTTGACGTGTATGACATGAAATGAAGACTTTTGAAGCAAACTCTTGGTGAAGCTGTACGATTTGTTCCTTGAACGACATGTGCGTTGAAGCTAGTTTCTTTCGTGTAAACGACTCGTGTGGATGGAACAACTTGTGTGTTTTCCCAAGGCCATGATGGGCCTGCAGCTTCTACAAAGCGTTACCATTTATTCAGTTTGAACAATTGCTATTTGGTTCTTAAAACTGGTTAAAGCCCAGCAGACCAGTGCCCGCATGGTTTAATGCTAAATCAGGGGTGGGCCAAAGGCCGGACGCACCAATCCAATCAAAGCACTTGGTTttaatagtaaaaaaaaatattaatcaaaGTTATATACTTACATTTTCAAATCATAATTCCCCTATAAAAGCACAAGGAGATGCACCGTGGGCAATAAAACCCCAAGATATAGGATAAGATATATGCTTCCATCTTATTACTATGTCGCGTTATGAATCAGACTTTGGACTAAATGTTTGAAACTCCAATTGTCCTTTTCATAAAGAAATCTTGCGATCGATGTATGTGTCTCTAGGTCCAATAATTGACAAGCTTTGCTCCTCTCATGCAACCCAAATTGTcacattaatttataattaaccaAAAGTTTAACATTACATCGACAAAATAAACTCATTCAAAAGCATGCCTAGCAACTTTTTAATGCATTGTGCTTCACAAAATTTTGGGATAATGCATTGGAGAGGAATGTTTTTCTGTTTGGCAACCTTGAGATTGTGCCCTATAGAGATAATGTTCTTTTACCAAAATACTACACAAAAGCTGCCataacattattttatttatgagtAGCCAATCAACCCCTAAATTTTCAAAACCGcagcattattttatttatttatacctACATAGCCTTAGGCACGCGCCACTTGTATTATATTGGCTCTTtgttatttgatttgtttttcccttttgacGGCTAACAAAAGGGGCTCCTGGCGTTAAATAGAACCATCAAACAGGAACAGCCACATGCATTTTCATCCAACaacttgaaaacaaaacagaaagttaatagaaagagagagaagggcgAGGGGGGTGTGGGGGGTGGGGGGTGGGGGGCGGAGAGGGAAGGGGCTCTTGTGCAGATTAATTGTGCCCTTTGGTAggttctcttcctctcctttCTAGAAAAAAGGtacaaaacaatcaaattcaaatcagtCACCccaatattaattttcttctatCAACTCCCTTCCCCACGTCCTCACCCTCTACTTTATTGTCTGTACTCCACAGGGATGAAAAGAGAATGTGCAAAAAAATATCGGGAAAAAATCTTGTATGATCGTACCTATTAAATAAGTTTTTGTAAGTATGAATTGAATACACCGTCTTAAGTTCGAATGGATAGTATcatatttgaaaatcaaaattaaacttTATTATGACCGTCCCTCATTGATTGTCTGCGGCGGATTCCGTCATCGAGAAGTGTGTGTCCACAAGTTATTGTACCAATTTCTCCCTTGGTATCCAACCTCAGTACTTGGTACTAATATTTACTCATCCCAGCAAAAATTAGtctttctaatattttatagCCTGCATTTTTGTACTCAAGTTCTCAATCCAAAATACACGTGTTATGGTATGATTAAGGAGAAAATGACTCTAAGATGAAGtca belongs to Prunus persica cultivar Lovell chromosome G4, Prunus_persica_NCBIv2, whole genome shotgun sequence and includes:
- the LOC18779720 gene encoding heavy metal-associated isoprenylated plant protein 47 — protein: MKQKITIEAQIQCDKCRSQAMKIAVAEDGVISVAFQGPNRDKMVITGDGVDAADMAKSLRKKLGYADLVSVEEITEKKA